The following proteins are encoded in a genomic region of Streptomyces gobiensis:
- a CDS encoding sirohydrochlorin chelatase: MSSPTGPEGGLPVRMPRPRQPGRHRRPEPVVAPEGAPALVLAVPGTPTSATRSLAEETLSIARSELPGLDARIGYVDSDGEEFPALETVLTQTAAEQAARTAPDSADENAGQAPAAVVVPLLAGPDAALMRRIRQAVLNSGSGAELTDVLGPHPLLAEAVHVRLSEAGLARADRARLFTVATAADGIILATVGGDEAVQVAGITGMLLAARLAVPVLAAPLDEEGAISRTAEQLYASGSQQLALAPCLIGPEVPEDLLTAAAQEAGCQSAEPLGGYPAIGKLVASAYGAKVGIAQQSPQGAPVR, encoded by the coding sequence ATGAGCTCCCCCACTGGGCCCGAAGGTGGCCTGCCCGTACGAATGCCGCGTCCCCGCCAGCCCGGACGGCACCGCCGACCGGAGCCCGTCGTCGCCCCCGAGGGCGCGCCCGCGCTGGTGCTGGCTGTCCCCGGCACGCCGACCAGCGCGACCCGCAGCCTCGCCGAGGAGACCTTGAGCATTGCCCGCTCCGAGCTTCCTGGTCTGGACGCCCGGATCGGCTATGTGGACAGTGACGGCGAGGAGTTCCCGGCACTGGAGACCGTGCTGACGCAGACCGCGGCCGAGCAAGCCGCCCGCACCGCCCCGGACAGCGCGGACGAGAACGCCGGACAGGCACCCGCCGCCGTAGTGGTCCCGCTGCTGGCAGGCCCGGACGCCGCGCTGATGCGCCGGATACGCCAGGCCGTGCTGAACAGCGGCTCCGGCGCCGAGCTGACCGATGTGCTCGGCCCGCACCCGCTGCTCGCCGAGGCCGTGCATGTGCGGCTCTCGGAGGCCGGTCTGGCCCGCGCCGACCGTGCCAGGCTGTTCACCGTGGCAACCGCCGCCGATGGCATCATCCTGGCGACCGTGGGCGGCGACGAGGCCGTACAGGTCGCGGGCATCACCGGCATGCTGCTGGCCGCGCGACTGGCGGTGCCGGTACTGGCGGCCCCGCTGGACGAGGAGGGCGCCATCAGCCGCACCGCTGAGCAGCTGTACGCCTCCGGCTCGCAGCAGCTCGCACTCGCCCCGTGCCTGATCGGCCCCGAGGTGCCGGAGGACCTGCTGACGGCCGCCGCACAGGAGGCCGGCTGCCAGTCCGCCGAACCGCTGGGCGGTTACCCGGCGATCGGCAAGCTGGTCGCATCTGCGTACGGTGCGAAGGTCGGCATCGCCCAGCAATCCCCACAGGGCGCCCCGGTGCGCTGA
- a CDS encoding N-acetylglucosamine kinase — MTDWVLGVDSGGSGLRIALAPAPAPAPVSVSADGGVPEPGGRVVYGEPVRTGASGIDAAHLLEQLLPAAHGLLAEADAGDRSGRIAAVCVGAAGMATLGDGLRAELPGALARAFGVRRLALAADAVAAYAGALGERPGAVVAAGTGMIALGTDLGSWRRADGWGHLLGDCGSGAWIGRAGLAAAMRAYDGRAEGSAALLDRAEKAFGPLDDLPGQLYSRTDRPAMLASFAPEVARCAGVDPVSTGILREAARQIALSAAAVCPTAHGSALALTGGLFRIGEPLLAPLRTELSERVPQVRTVPAAGDPLAGALLIARRLAGGTLRLPADPALLHLS, encoded by the coding sequence ATGACCGACTGGGTGCTGGGGGTCGACTCGGGGGGTTCTGGGCTACGAATCGCCCTCGCGCCCGCGCCCGCGCCCGCGCCCGTATCCGTGTCCGCGGACGGTGGAGTGCCGGAGCCGGGCGGCAGAGTCGTCTACGGGGAGCCGGTTCGTACCGGGGCCTCGGGGATCGATGCGGCGCATCTGCTGGAACAGCTGCTGCCCGCCGCCCATGGGCTGCTGGCCGAGGCGGACGCCGGGGACCGTAGCGGCCGTATCGCCGCCGTCTGTGTGGGCGCGGCCGGGATGGCCACGCTCGGCGATGGGCTGCGGGCCGAGCTGCCGGGCGCGCTGGCCCGGGCCTTCGGGGTGCGGCGGCTGGCGCTGGCCGCCGATGCGGTGGCCGCGTACGCCGGGGCGCTCGGTGAGCGGCCGGGCGCGGTCGTGGCAGCGGGCACCGGGATGATCGCCCTGGGCACGGATCTGGGGTCCTGGCGGCGGGCGGACGGCTGGGGACATCTGCTGGGCGACTGCGGCAGCGGGGCATGGATCGGCCGGGCCGGGCTGGCAGCCGCGATGCGGGCGTACGACGGTCGCGCGGAGGGATCCGCGGCGCTGCTGGACCGTGCGGAGAAGGCCTTCGGGCCGCTGGATGACCTGCCGGGTCAGCTCTACTCGCGCACGGACCGGCCCGCGATGCTCGCCTCTTTCGCCCCGGAAGTTGCCCGCTGCGCCGGTGTTGACCCCGTGTCGACCGGAATTCTCCGGGAAGCCGCCCGGCAGATCGCCCTCTCGGCTGCCGCCGTCTGCCCCACGGCGCACGGCAGCGCGCTGGCGCTCACCGGCGGACTGTTCCGCATCGGCGAGCCCCTGCTCGCGCCGCTGCGCACGGAACTCAGCGAGCGAGTGCCCCAGGTCCGGACCGTCCCGGCGGCGGGTGACCCGCTGGCCGGAGCGCTGCTGATCGCGAGGCGACTGGCCGGGGGAACGCTACGGCTACCAGCTGATCCAGCACTCCTGCACCTCAGTTGA
- a CDS encoding uracil-DNA glycosylase, translating to MAGRPLNEIVEPGWAKALEPVAERITAMGDFLRAEIAAGRTYLPAGPNVLRAFQQPFDDVRVLIVGQDPYPTPGHAVGLSFSVAPEVRPLPGSLENIFREMHSDLGLPRPSNGDLTPWTQQGVLLLNRALTTAPRKPAAHRGKGWEEVTEQAIRALASRGKPLVAILWGRDARNLRPLLGEIPSVESSHPSPMSADRGFFGSRPFSRVNDLLARQGAQPVDWRLP from the coding sequence GTGGCTGGACGACCGTTGAATGAGATCGTTGAACCGGGCTGGGCCAAGGCGCTGGAGCCCGTAGCTGAACGGATCACCGCGATGGGCGACTTCCTGCGGGCGGAGATCGCCGCAGGGCGCACGTATCTGCCGGCGGGCCCGAATGTGCTGCGGGCCTTCCAGCAGCCTTTCGACGATGTGCGGGTGCTGATCGTCGGCCAGGACCCCTATCCCACTCCGGGGCACGCGGTGGGGCTGTCGTTTTCGGTCGCGCCTGAGGTCAGACCGCTGCCGGGCAGTCTGGAGAACATCTTCCGGGAAATGCACAGCGATCTTGGACTGCCCCGGCCGTCGAATGGTGATCTCACGCCCTGGACCCAGCAGGGGGTACTGCTGCTCAACAGGGCGCTGACCACCGCGCCGCGCAAGCCCGCCGCGCACCGTGGCAAGGGCTGGGAGGAGGTCACCGAGCAGGCCATCCGGGCGCTGGCCAGCCGGGGCAAGCCACTGGTGGCGATCCTGTGGGGGCGGGACGCCCGCAATCTGCGTCCACTGCTGGGAGAGATCCCCTCGGTGGAGTCCTCGCACCCCTCCCCCATGTCGGCGGACCGTGGCTTCTTCGGCTCCCGGCCGTTCAGCCGGGTCAACGATCTGCTGGCCCGGCAGGGCGCCCAGCCGGTCGACTGGCGCCTGCCATGA
- a CDS encoding WD40/YVTN/BNR-like repeat-containing protein, with translation MTDVLLAIGTRKGVFLGRRRGGSWKLDGPHFRDQAVYALAIDTRHATPRLLVGGDSAHWGPSVFHSDDLGATWREPAQPAVRFPADTGTSLERIWQLAPGGAGEPDVVYAGTEPAALYRSADRGETFELVRPLWDHPTRPKWHPGGGGLGLHTILVDPRDDRVVTVAVSAGGVYRTEDGGKSWAPANQGVSAVFLPDPDPEFGQCVHKVARDAADPDRMYLQNHWGVYRSDDGGRRWAPIEAGLPSTFGFPVVTHPRRPDTAYLFPLNADVDRVPAGHRCRVYRTQDAGASWEALGTGLPDAPHHGPVLRDALCTDGNDPAGVYFGNRNGEVYASADDGDSWGQVAAHLPDVLCVRAVAV, from the coding sequence ATGACTGATGTACTGCTCGCAATCGGCACACGCAAAGGTGTCTTCCTGGGCCGTAGGCGAGGTGGCTCCTGGAAGCTGGACGGACCGCATTTCAGGGACCAGGCGGTCTACGCTCTCGCCATCGACACCCGCCACGCCACGCCCCGGCTGCTGGTCGGCGGCGACAGCGCGCACTGGGGTCCGTCCGTATTCCACTCTGATGACCTGGGTGCCACCTGGCGTGAGCCGGCGCAGCCCGCGGTGAGGTTCCCCGCGGACACCGGCACCTCGCTGGAGCGGATCTGGCAGCTCGCTCCGGGCGGTGCAGGGGAGCCGGACGTCGTCTACGCCGGGACGGAACCGGCCGCGCTGTACCGCTCGGCCGACCGTGGCGAGACCTTTGAGCTGGTCCGTCCCCTGTGGGACCACCCCACCCGGCCGAAATGGCACCCAGGCGGTGGCGGACTGGGGCTGCATACGATCCTGGTCGACCCGCGCGATGACCGGGTGGTAACGGTGGCGGTATCCGCCGGCGGGGTGTACCGGACCGAGGACGGCGGCAAGAGCTGGGCGCCTGCCAACCAGGGCGTATCGGCGGTCTTCCTCCCGGACCCCGATCCGGAGTTCGGGCAGTGCGTTCACAAGGTCGCCCGGGACGCGGCCGACCCCGACCGGATGTATCTGCAGAACCACTGGGGTGTGTACCGAAGTGATGACGGAGGCCGCCGCTGGGCCCCGATCGAAGCGGGACTGCCCTCCACCTTCGGCTTCCCGGTCGTCACCCACCCCCGCCGCCCGGACACCGCGTACCTCTTCCCGCTGAACGCGGACGTGGACCGGGTCCCGGCCGGTCACCGCTGCCGGGTGTACCGCACCCAGGACGCGGGCGCGAGCTGGGAGGCGCTGGGCACCGGCCTGCCGGACGCCCCGCACCACGGCCCGGTGCTGCGCGACGCGCTCTGTACGGATGGCAATGACCCGGCGGGCGTGTATTTCGGCAACCGCAATGGTGAGGTGTACGCCAGCGCGGATGACGGCGACAGCTGGGGCCAGGTGGCCGCGCATCTGCCCGATGTGCTGTGTGTGCGAGCGGTGGCGGTATGA
- a CDS encoding NADH:flavin oxidoreductase/NADH oxidase codes for MSALFEPCTLRSLTLPNRVWMAPMCQYSAEVFGPNAGVATDWHFAHYAARATGGTGLILVEATAVSPEGRISPADLGIWNEQQVTALRRITGFLKEQGTVPGIQLAHAGRKASTGRPWLGGAPLGREEHGWQPLAPSPLPFDEGHPVPDELTGEQIERIVQEFAEGARRALDAGFEVVEVHGAHGYLIGEFLSPYSNHRTDAYGGGFGNRIRFALEVVDAVREVWPQELPLLFRISATDWLAEGGWTADDTVRFARELKAHGVDLLDVSTGGNAPRVTIPTGPGYQVPFAARVKTETGLPVAAVGEITEPEQAAKILANGEADAVLLGRQLLREPYWAHRAARELGAAVQRFPKQYGRAA; via the coding sequence GTGAGCGCTTTGTTCGAGCCCTGCACCCTGCGGTCGCTGACCCTGCCCAACCGCGTCTGGATGGCGCCCATGTGCCAGTACTCCGCAGAGGTCTTCGGCCCGAACGCGGGCGTCGCCACCGACTGGCACTTCGCGCACTACGCGGCACGGGCCACCGGCGGCACCGGGCTGATCCTGGTGGAGGCGACGGCGGTCAGCCCGGAGGGCCGGATCAGCCCCGCGGACCTGGGCATCTGGAACGAGCAGCAGGTGACGGCGCTGCGGCGGATCACCGGCTTCCTCAAGGAACAGGGCACCGTTCCCGGCATCCAGCTCGCCCACGCCGGACGCAAGGCGTCGACCGGCCGGCCCTGGCTGGGTGGTGCACCGCTCGGCCGGGAGGAGCACGGCTGGCAGCCACTCGCCCCCAGCCCGCTGCCCTTCGACGAGGGCCACCCGGTGCCGGATGAGCTGACCGGGGAACAGATAGAGCGCATCGTCCAGGAGTTCGCGGAGGGGGCGCGGCGGGCGCTCGACGCCGGTTTTGAGGTCGTGGAGGTGCATGGCGCACACGGCTATCTGATCGGTGAGTTCCTGTCGCCGTACAGCAATCACCGCACGGACGCCTATGGCGGCGGCTTCGGCAACCGCATCCGCTTCGCGCTGGAGGTGGTGGACGCGGTGCGTGAGGTGTGGCCGCAGGAGCTGCCGCTGCTCTTCCGGATCTCGGCCACCGACTGGCTGGCGGAGGGCGGCTGGACCGCCGATGACACGGTGCGCTTCGCCCGGGAGCTGAAGGCGCACGGAGTGGATCTGCTTGATGTGTCGACAGGCGGGAACGCCCCGCGTGTCACGATCCCCACCGGGCCGGGCTATCAGGTGCCGTTCGCCGCACGGGTCAAGACGGAGACCGGGCTGCCGGTGGCGGCGGTCGGCGAGATCACCGAGCCGGAGCAGGCGGCGAAGATCCTCGCCAATGGCGAGGCGGACGCGGTGCTGCTGGGCCGCCAGCTGCTGCGCGAGCCGTACTGGGCGCATCGCGCGGCACGCGAGCTGGGCGCGGCGGTCCAGCGCTTCCCGAAGCAGTATGGACGTGCCGCCTGA
- a CDS encoding ArsR/SmtB family transcription factor, with amino-acid sequence MTRAEQPPTAGRELEHPARAEIRLEHVLHALADPMRLAVVRTLAACESELTCSALELPVSKSTCTHHFRVLRETGVISQIYRGTAKMNMLRRDDLDTLFPGLLDCVLTASAQEAARSESSRARRS; translated from the coding sequence ATGACCCGAGCAGAGCAGCCCCCGACAGCCGGACGCGAGCTGGAGCATCCGGCGCGCGCGGAGATCCGGCTGGAGCACGTCCTGCACGCCCTCGCCGATCCGATGCGGCTGGCGGTCGTACGGACCCTGGCCGCGTGCGAGTCCGAGCTGACCTGCTCGGCCCTTGAGCTGCCGGTCAGCAAGTCCACCTGCACCCACCACTTCCGTGTGCTGCGTGAGACCGGGGTGATCAGCCAGATCTACCGGGGCACGGCCAAGATGAACATGCTGCGCAGGGACGATCTGGACACCCTCTTCCCCGGGCTGCTCGACTGCGTTCTCACCGCGTCCGCCCAGGAGGCCGCCCGGTCTGAGAGCTCACGGGCCCGACGGAGCTGA
- a CDS encoding FAD-dependent oxidoreductase yields MQRVAIVGSGPSGVYAAQSLLDQELVPGVAIDVLDRLPCPYGLVRYGVAPDHEKIKSLQNNLRRVLEDPRVRFLGNVPVGTDGVGIEELRSLYPAVVYCVGAATDRRLGIPGEDLPGSYSATDFVSWYSAHPDAAAGRFALGARSAVVIGVGNVAVDVTRILARGTEELRGTDIPQGPLDALAAGSVTEIHMVGRRGPSQAKFTTKELRELGSLPGADATVREAELALDPRYADPDGLPAVARRNVAALRDWAGTPPRGRPRRIELRFFLRPVAVLGAEEGAVRAVRFERTAPDGQGGVAGTGRFEDIEAQLVLRSVGYRGSPLPGLPFDASTGTVPHDQGRVLREGAPSPGEYVAGWIKRGPTGVIGTNRPCAKETVTSLLADADALAARPVASKDPLDALRAMGQEPVQWPGWLGIEAAEAELGRSLSRTTVKIPDWSGLLSAADGHR; encoded by the coding sequence CTGCAGCGCGTCGCCATTGTCGGCTCGGGCCCCAGCGGTGTGTACGCCGCGCAGTCCCTGCTTGACCAGGAGCTGGTCCCGGGGGTGGCGATCGACGTGCTTGACCGGCTGCCCTGCCCGTATGGGCTGGTCCGCTATGGCGTGGCGCCCGACCACGAGAAGATCAAATCACTGCAGAACAATCTCCGCAGGGTGCTGGAGGATCCCCGGGTGCGTTTCCTGGGGAACGTCCCGGTCGGTACGGACGGGGTGGGCATCGAGGAGCTGCGCAGCCTCTACCCGGCGGTGGTCTACTGCGTCGGCGCCGCGACCGACCGACGGCTCGGCATCCCGGGCGAGGACCTGCCGGGCAGCTACTCAGCGACCGACTTCGTCTCCTGGTACAGCGCCCACCCGGATGCCGCGGCGGGCCGGTTCGCCCTCGGGGCGCGGTCCGCGGTCGTCATCGGGGTCGGCAATGTCGCCGTCGATGTGACCCGGATCCTCGCGCGCGGTACCGAGGAGCTGCGCGGCACCGACATTCCGCAGGGGCCGCTGGACGCCCTGGCGGCGGGCTCGGTCACCGAGATCCACATGGTGGGCCGACGGGGACCGTCGCAGGCCAAGTTCACCACCAAGGAGCTGCGTGAGCTGGGCTCACTGCCGGGCGCCGACGCCACCGTACGGGAGGCGGAGCTGGCGCTCGATCCACGGTACGCGGACCCCGACGGGCTGCCCGCGGTCGCCCGGCGCAATGTGGCCGCGCTGCGCGACTGGGCCGGGACCCCGCCCCGGGGGCGGCCGCGCCGTATCGAGCTGCGCTTCTTCCTGCGGCCCGTGGCGGTCCTCGGCGCGGAGGAGGGCGCGGTGCGGGCGGTGCGGTTCGAGCGGACGGCGCCGGACGGGCAGGGCGGAGTCGCCGGCACGGGGCGCTTTGAGGACATCGAGGCGCAGTTGGTGCTGCGTTCCGTCGGCTACCGCGGCAGCCCGCTGCCCGGCCTGCCCTTCGACGCCTCGACCGGGACGGTGCCGCATGACCAGGGCCGGGTGCTGCGCGAGGGGGCGCCCTCACCCGGCGAGTATGTCGCTGGCTGGATCAAGCGCGGGCCCACCGGGGTCATCGGCACCAACCGCCCCTGTGCCAAGGAGACCGTGACCTCACTGCTGGCGGACGCCGACGCGCTCGCTGCCCGCCCGGTGGCCTCCAAGGATCCGCTGGACGCCCTGCGGGCGATGGGCCAGGAGCCCGTTCAGTGGCCCGGCTGGCTCGGGATCGAGGCGGCCGAGGCAGAGCTGGGGCGGAGTCTGTCGCGTACCACGGTGAAGATCCCGGACTGGTCCGGGCTGCTGTCAGCGGCGGACGGTCACCGCTGA
- a CDS encoding TetR/AcrR family transcriptional regulator, translating to MSPRSASVNEELRRRSRERLLQATVELVGERGYEATTLGDIADRAGAARGLVSYYFPGKRHLLQSAVHRLMHRTLADALRREPAPTGPDAGRELLARAIDAILGLAQDHPTLMRTHMAGILQQDGFVQCDEQQRLAGLLRDTVARYGSASPETDYPLLRALLMGAVVAVLLPGAPMPLSRLRAELFARYGLDWRQGVPPEAAPPAGTPPLPAGIQR from the coding sequence ATGTCCCCCAGAAGCGCCTCGGTCAACGAAGAATTGCGCCGACGCTCACGTGAACGGCTGCTGCAAGCGACGGTCGAACTCGTGGGTGAGCGCGGATACGAAGCCACCACGCTCGGTGATATAGCGGACCGGGCCGGGGCAGCCCGGGGACTGGTGTCCTATTACTTCCCGGGCAAGCGGCACTTGCTGCAGTCCGCCGTGCACCGGCTGATGCACCGGACGCTCGCCGACGCGCTCCGGCGTGAGCCGGCGCCAACTGGCCCGGATGCCGGGCGGGAGCTGCTGGCCCGGGCCATTGACGCGATCCTGGGGCTGGCCCAGGACCACCCGACGCTGATGCGTACACATATGGCCGGGATTCTGCAGCAGGACGGCTTTGTCCAGTGCGATGAGCAGCAGCGGCTCGCGGGGCTGCTGCGGGACACCGTGGCGCGTTATGGCTCAGCCAGTCCGGAGACCGACTATCCGCTGCTGCGGGCCCTGTTGATGGGCGCGGTCGTGGCCGTACTGCTGCCCGGCGCGCCGATGCCGCTGTCACGGCTGCGGGCGGAGCTCTTCGCCCGCTACGGGCTGGACTGGCGGCAGGGTGTCCCGCCAGAGGCGGCACCGCCCGCCGGTACGCCACCGCTCCCGGCGGGGATTCAGCGGTAG
- a CDS encoding M56 family metallopeptidase — translation MMVALALLLLGGLTAVLAPRVLARSSWPDREPVLALWMWQCVVAAVLMCCVLAMALCAAEAWQVVRGQVFAPAPRQVIEAYALSAEGQPWAAALAVLLFGGGIWTAAMLSREVRATRSRRRRRRIGLRTRSPLLPGEEESSDERLVVLEGEHPDAWWLPGTAPRLIVTTAALRRLKGRQLDAVLAHEEGHVRARHDWLLHCSSALAAGFPRVPVFRAFRHQMHRLVELAADDCASRRHGRLTTALALVGLNEDRGVFGPCPAHRAQLPHRVNRLLSPAERLPVARRLRMTALASLVPLVPLLVAFVPGLSALG, via the coding sequence ATGATGGTCGCGCTCGCGCTCCTGCTTCTGGGTGGTCTGACCGCGGTGCTGGCACCACGCGTCCTGGCCCGCAGTTCCTGGCCGGACCGTGAGCCGGTGCTCGCGCTGTGGATGTGGCAGTGCGTGGTGGCGGCCGTACTGATGTGCTGTGTGCTCGCGATGGCACTCTGTGCCGCCGAGGCCTGGCAGGTCGTACGCGGTCAGGTCTTCGCTCCCGCGCCCCGGCAGGTCATCGAGGCCTACGCGCTCTCCGCCGAGGGCCAGCCCTGGGCCGCCGCGCTGGCGGTGCTGCTCTTCGGCGGCGGGATCTGGACGGCGGCCATGCTCAGCCGGGAGGTACGCGCCACACGCTCCCGGCGCCGCAGGCGCCGCATCGGTCTGCGGACGCGTTCCCCGTTGCTGCCCGGCGAGGAGGAGAGCTCCGACGAGCGGCTGGTCGTCCTGGAGGGCGAGCACCCCGATGCCTGGTGGCTGCCCGGTACGGCGCCCCGGCTGATCGTCACCACAGCCGCGCTGCGACGGCTGAAGGGCCGGCAGCTGGACGCCGTACTCGCCCATGAGGAGGGGCATGTCCGGGCCCGTCATGACTGGCTGCTGCACTGCTCCTCGGCGCTGGCCGCGGGCTTTCCGCGGGTGCCGGTCTTCCGTGCGTTCCGGCACCAGATGCACCGGCTGGTCGAGCTGGCCGCCGACGACTGCGCCTCCCGCCGCCATGGGCGGCTGACCACGGCGCTGGCCCTGGTCGGGCTCAATGAGGACCGCGGTGTCTTCGGCCCCTGCCCGGCCCATCGCGCCCAGCTTCCGCACCGGGTCAACCGGCTGCTGTCCCCCGCCGAACGGCTCCCGGTGGCCCGTCGGCTGCGGATGACGGCCCTGGCCTCGCTGGTGCCGCTCGTTCCCCTGCTGGTCGCGTTCGTTCCCGGTCTCTCCGCCCTGGGCTGA
- a CDS encoding DUF5134 domain-containing protein — protein sequence MAGTYCLLRTRRETPRQRQASGVEALMGFGMATMAVPSSAVAPPPPLLFAVVFAVAALWSLTLLCSGAPHQLHHLVEALAMIYMAGTMAAAPTAPHSGHSPAAGGIPLLTGALLVYFAAYTLCCSVRLLPTTVRTPAPVAGPAGVLRQPEVATAGRLALALGMFAMLITL from the coding sequence ATGGCTGGGACCTACTGTCTGCTGCGTACCCGCCGGGAGACCCCCAGGCAGCGGCAGGCCTCGGGGGTTGAGGCGCTGATGGGCTTCGGCATGGCAACGATGGCGGTGCCCTCCTCAGCGGTGGCGCCGCCTCCGCCGCTGCTCTTCGCGGTGGTCTTCGCGGTGGCCGCATTGTGGTCGCTGACGCTGCTGTGCTCCGGGGCGCCCCACCAGCTGCACCACCTGGTGGAAGCGCTTGCCATGATCTATATGGCGGGCACCATGGCCGCCGCGCCCACCGCACCGCACTCCGGGCACTCCCCGGCGGCGGGCGGCATCCCGCTGCTGACCGGAGCGCTGCTGGTCTACTTCGCCGCCTACACCCTGTGCTGCAGCGTCCGGCTGCTGCCCACGACGGTCCGCACACCGGCGCCCGTGGCCGGCCCAGCCGGGGTGCTGCGGCAACCGGAAGTGGCCACCGCAGGCCGGCTGGCACTGGCGCTGGGGATGTTCGCCATGCTGATCACGCTGTGA
- a CDS encoding VOC family protein, whose translation MVHVLSSRVLLRPTDPEAARDFYGRALGLAVHREFGTGPERGTVYFLGGGFLEISGRAEEPMCPGLRLWLQVADVAAAYEELSARGVEVVRPPVKEPWGLVEMWLAAPDEVRICVVEIPADHPLRYRPGT comes from the coding sequence ATGGTGCACGTACTGAGCAGCAGGGTGCTGCTGCGGCCCACCGATCCGGAGGCCGCCCGGGACTTCTACGGCCGGGCGCTGGGCCTCGCCGTTCACCGGGAGTTCGGGACCGGGCCCGAGCGCGGGACCGTCTACTTTCTGGGCGGCGGGTTTCTGGAGATCTCCGGCCGGGCCGAGGAACCGATGTGTCCCGGGCTGCGGCTGTGGCTCCAGGTCGCCGATGTGGCCGCGGCGTATGAGGAGCTCTCGGCGCGGGGGGTCGAGGTGGTCCGGCCGCCGGTCAAGGAGCCCTGGGGGCTGGTGGAGATGTGGCTGGCCGCGCCGGATGAGGTCCGCATCTGTGTAGTGGAGATCCCCGCGGACCATCCCCTCAGATACCGGCCCGGCACCTGA
- a CDS encoding GNAT family N-acetyltransferase, translating into MDAAHTTELDFRDATEDDIAALVALLDSAYRGDASRAGWTTEADLLDGQRTDPEGVREVITAPQSRLLVVASGGELVACCQLARRADPVGETAAYFGMFAVRPGLQGNGLGKRILAEAEHTVRAEWGAREMQMTVISAREDLIAWYERRGYARTGKMIPFPYGEERFGIPRRPDLQFELLVKPLG; encoded by the coding sequence ATGGACGCCGCACACACCACCGAGCTGGATTTCCGGGACGCCACCGAGGACGACATCGCCGCGCTGGTCGCGCTGCTCGACTCGGCTTACCGAGGGGACGCCAGCCGGGCGGGGTGGACCACCGAGGCGGATCTGCTGGACGGGCAGCGCACCGATCCCGAGGGTGTGCGGGAGGTCATCACGGCTCCGCAGAGCCGGCTGCTCGTCGTGGCGAGCGGCGGTGAGCTGGTGGCCTGCTGCCAGCTGGCGCGGCGTGCGGACCCGGTGGGGGAGACGGCCGCGTACTTCGGGATGTTCGCCGTCCGCCCCGGGTTGCAGGGCAATGGCCTGGGCAAGCGGATCCTGGCCGAGGCGGAGCACACCGTACGGGCCGAGTGGGGCGCCCGGGAGATGCAGATGACGGTGATATCCGCCCGGGAGGACCTGATCGCCTGGTATGAGCGCCGCGGGTATGCCCGTACCGGAAAGATGATCCCCTTCCCGTACGGCGAGGAGCGCTTTGGCATCCCGCGCCGCCCTGACCTCCAGTTCGAGCTGCTGGTCAAGCCGCTCGGCTGA
- a CDS encoding glycerophosphodiester phosphodiesterase, with amino-acid sequence MSLLTVGHRGVMGVEPENTLRSFRRAELEGMDAIELDLHLSKDGELVVMHDAEVDRTTDGTGLISDRTLAELRELDAGQGERIPVFEEVVDAVTAPIQAEIKDRAAARALAEVIKRRDLHQRVTVISFHDEVLRQTRQLLPKMPLVLVTGTSTPTAPERAQALGAYMVSCELCQLDSDTVERCHAAGIQVISWTVNSAADLARARELGLDGVITDMPAIREAVSRAA; translated from the coding sequence GTGTCACTACTCACCGTCGGTCACCGTGGGGTGATGGGTGTCGAGCCGGAGAACACCCTGCGGTCCTTCCGGCGGGCCGAGCTCGAGGGCATGGACGCCATCGAGCTCGATCTGCATCTCAGCAAGGACGGCGAGCTGGTGGTCATGCATGACGCGGAGGTGGACCGCACCACCGACGGCACCGGCCTGATCAGCGACCGCACCCTCGCCGAGCTGCGCGAGCTGGACGCGGGGCAGGGCGAGCGGATCCCGGTTTTCGAAGAGGTGGTGGACGCGGTGACGGCCCCCATCCAGGCCGAGATCAAGGACCGCGCGGCGGCCCGGGCGCTCGCTGAGGTGATCAAGCGGCGCGACCTGCATCAGCGGGTCACCGTGATCTCCTTCCATGACGAGGTGCTGCGTCAGACCCGTCAGCTGCTGCCCAAGATGCCCCTCGTGCTCGTCACCGGCACCTCCACACCCACGGCCCCGGAACGCGCCCAGGCTCTTGGCGCGTACATGGTCTCCTGCGAGCTGTGCCAGCTGGACAGCGACACCGTGGAGCGCTGCCACGCCGCGGGTATCCAGGTCATCAGCTGGACGGTCAACTCGGCAGCGGACCTGGCCCGCGCCCGTGAGCTGGGGCTCGACGGCGTAATCACCGATATGCCCGCCATCAGGGAGGCGGTCAGCCGAGCGGCTTGA